In a genomic window of Occallatibacter riparius:
- a CDS encoding type IV pilus twitching motility protein PilT, which translates to MTRLVEQINRSAKEPKADESKLLDQFLSLAVQREASDLLLVAGSAAILRVNGGLTAGVGQILSTAELRGILLPILTPAQSEELQARKSIDFCFVRQEIGRFRANYHYQRGTLAAAIRLLSEQVPSLESLHLPPTLALLMERRQGLVLVTGPTGSGKSSTLAALIDLINRKRRDHIITIEDPMEYQHPNRSSIVEQIELGHDTLSFADAVRAALRQDPNVILIGEMRDADTMAAALTAAETGHLVLSSLHTNDAVQTVLRILDIFPSSYQSQIRQQLSLALVAVISQKLIPAAAGSGRYPAVEIMLATPAIRNLIRRGDDHQLRAHIETGRAEGMLTTEQSLAELVRRGRISRDTAFDHSHHPDDLERHLIP; encoded by the coding sequence TTGACGCGTCTTGTCGAGCAGATCAATCGCTCGGCCAAGGAACCCAAAGCGGACGAAAGCAAGCTGCTCGACCAATTCTTGAGCCTCGCAGTACAGCGTGAGGCTTCGGATCTTCTTCTAGTCGCTGGTTCGGCCGCCATTCTGCGGGTGAATGGCGGCCTCACCGCCGGAGTCGGGCAAATTCTCTCAACCGCCGAATTGCGGGGCATTTTGCTGCCAATCCTGACCCCAGCGCAGAGCGAAGAACTGCAGGCCCGCAAATCGATCGACTTTTGCTTCGTGCGACAGGAGATCGGCAGGTTCCGGGCCAACTATCACTATCAGCGAGGGACTCTGGCAGCCGCAATTCGCCTATTGTCCGAGCAGGTTCCTTCACTGGAATCGCTGCACCTGCCGCCCACCCTCGCGCTCCTGATGGAGCGGCGGCAAGGCCTTGTGCTGGTTACCGGTCCTACTGGATCGGGAAAGAGTTCGACCTTGGCGGCGTTGATCGACCTGATCAACCGCAAGCGTCGCGACCACATCATCACGATTGAAGACCCGATGGAATATCAGCATCCCAATCGAAGCTCCATTGTTGAGCAGATCGAGCTTGGCCACGATACGCTGAGTTTCGCGGATGCTGTGCGCGCAGCTCTCCGGCAAGATCCGAACGTAATTTTGATCGGTGAGATGCGTGACGCCGACACCATGGCTGCAGCATTGACCGCGGCTGAGACAGGCCATCTTGTTTTGAGTTCTCTGCACACGAATGATGCTGTGCAGACTGTCCTGCGCATCCTCGACATCTTTCCGTCCAGCTATCAGTCGCAGATACGGCAGCAACTCTCATTGGCTCTTGTGGCAGTGATCTCGCAGAAACTCATTCCGGCGGCAGCCGGAAGCGGACGCTATCCGGCAGTCGAAATCATGCTCGCCACTCCAGCGATTCGCAACCTGATTCGGCGCGGGGACGATCACCAACTCCGCGCCCACATAGAAACCGGAAGGGCTGAAGGAATGCTCACCACCGAGCAGTCTCTTGCCGAGTTGGTCCGAAGAGGGCGAATCTCCCGTGACACTGCATTCGATCATTCCCATCACCCCGATGATTTAGAGCGCCATCTCATCCCCTGA